A window of Paraburkholderia bryophila contains these coding sequences:
- a CDS encoding M23 family metallopeptidase, producing MNADVGDAARDAKYADTWFPDPAYGSGAYPLSAHLRWHGGVHLSYGAEPIRAIADGTVVFVRAATKKNTDPHDPLNYGGGHAWTDNGCVVIKHVAETGKDTKVIFWSVSMHLKEVKVHNGMQLSRKEILGAGGEISGVPAIHFEIFTDLTGINALIKRQDQPYKIFRAADNSGDADLWGDMHFVLPTGTTIVDRTPEQAYEAHNAWAQRKKKHEQAEHKRIQGVLAQAHRAHKHADPAATTAQPFGESEPSLTPSRIGNTDRTLNVRIAFVKGGYCASSFGDDGSVIDNVNSPDPHYEFTMSALSTQIAPNSESAAYELLRFGRVVGPDTLDPSDIGNYKYIAWDNGKNGYVNLNNVAIVKLSDADFPSFLGWQRVAHGAQGNNSTEDGRCDAKTILDLIRSGSTTDVTDDEARSRLSDPAIRTKLRRLVCEFPTEWESGPFDERYGFLLQDGTWGDSTARPAMTQEQYAQFKAHASALQWWDAAALGLPSTLWHFHPIEFITWMRKCGWVDKSTLARIYPSTAEDLRERYRTPLNQIMQKFVFTTPLRQAHFFGQGAVESGSLTAMQEASMLNGAKNPESEVPEAQRGHWYGREPGEFDSYFSTDKVNSLGFTFAHSYSWMLGNVGDVDAQKFRGRGFKQLTGRENYADYYVYRGWLKRSDFDANWWSDSAYKNHHPSQMTKRPAPIDDPDRIIANPYNCIDSGGFFVTYAKPVIKETIDHGSPRIPVTNAETEELRKYSLLVTQAINGRAALGHAERFDATLVALKVLN from the coding sequence ATGAACGCCGACGTAGGCGATGCAGCTCGCGATGCCAAATATGCGGACACTTGGTTCCCTGACCCAGCGTATGGTTCCGGCGCATATCCGCTGAGCGCGCATCTCCGATGGCATGGGGGCGTGCACCTAAGCTACGGTGCGGAGCCTATTCGCGCGATAGCGGACGGAACTGTGGTCTTCGTGCGCGCGGCGACGAAAAAGAATACCGACCCGCACGATCCGCTTAACTACGGCGGCGGCCACGCCTGGACCGACAACGGCTGTGTTGTGATCAAGCACGTGGCTGAAACAGGTAAAGATACCAAAGTCATCTTCTGGTCCGTGTCCATGCACCTGAAGGAAGTCAAGGTTCACAACGGGATGCAACTTTCCCGTAAGGAAATTCTGGGGGCGGGAGGCGAAATTAGTGGTGTGCCCGCGATACATTTTGAGATTTTTACGGATCTCACTGGTATCAATGCGTTGATCAAACGTCAGGATCAACCATACAAAATCTTCCGTGCGGCCGATAATTCGGGTGATGCCGACCTATGGGGCGACATGCACTTCGTATTGCCGACCGGCACCACGATAGTTGACCGCACACCTGAGCAAGCTTACGAAGCTCATAATGCATGGGCGCAGCGCAAGAAAAAGCACGAACAAGCCGAGCACAAGCGCATTCAAGGGGTCCTTGCGCAAGCACACCGTGCGCACAAGCATGCAGATCCGGCCGCGACCACAGCGCAACCGTTTGGTGAAAGTGAACCATCTCTGACGCCCTCCCGCATCGGAAATACTGACCGTACACTGAACGTACGCATTGCCTTCGTTAAAGGCGGTTATTGCGCTTCGAGCTTCGGGGACGACGGAAGCGTAATAGACAACGTCAATTCACCCGACCCACACTACGAATTCACAATGAGTGCATTGAGCACGCAGATCGCACCGAACTCTGAAAGCGCCGCCTACGAACTATTGCGCTTCGGCAGAGTTGTCGGACCAGATACGCTTGACCCATCGGATATAGGGAACTACAAGTACATCGCGTGGGACAACGGAAAAAACGGCTACGTCAACTTAAATAATGTAGCAATAGTCAAACTTTCTGACGCAGATTTCCCGTCGTTCCTCGGCTGGCAACGGGTCGCACATGGTGCACAAGGAAACAATTCGACTGAAGACGGCCGGTGTGATGCAAAAACCATCCTCGATCTAATTCGCTCGGGCAGCACAACCGACGTGACCGACGATGAGGCCCGTTCAAGGCTCAGCGATCCAGCTATACGCACCAAGCTGCGGCGTCTTGTGTGTGAATTTCCGACGGAATGGGAAAGTGGTCCTTTTGACGAGCGCTACGGCTTCCTTCTCCAAGATGGAACCTGGGGGGACAGCACAGCGCGTCCGGCCATGACGCAAGAACAATACGCACAGTTCAAAGCTCACGCATCTGCGTTGCAGTGGTGGGATGCTGCCGCCCTCGGTTTGCCTTCTACGCTTTGGCATTTCCATCCGATTGAATTCATTACCTGGATGCGCAAATGCGGGTGGGTCGACAAGAGCACGCTCGCGCGCATATATCCGTCGACAGCCGAGGATTTGCGAGAACGCTATCGGACGCCACTCAATCAGATCATGCAAAAGTTTGTCTTCACCACGCCGCTTCGGCAAGCACACTTCTTCGGGCAGGGCGCGGTGGAATCCGGCAGTTTGACCGCCATGCAAGAAGCGAGCATGCTGAACGGGGCGAAGAACCCGGAATCGGAAGTGCCAGAAGCTCAGCGAGGACACTGGTACGGTCGCGAGCCCGGTGAATTTGACAGCTACTTTAGCACTGACAAGGTCAATAGCCTTGGCTTTACTTTCGCGCACTCTTATAGCTGGATGCTCGGCAACGTAGGTGACGTAGATGCACAGAAGTTTCGAGGTCGTGGCTTCAAACAGTTGACTGGTCGAGAAAACTATGCCGACTACTACGTCTATCGTGGCTGGCTAAAACGCTCGGATTTCGATGCGAACTGGTGGTCGGATTCCGCTTATAAAAACCACCATCCTTCCCAAATGACGAAGCGGCCAGCGCCAATCGACGACCCCGATCGCATCATTGCAAATCCGTACAATTGCATCGACAGTGGTGGCTTCTTCGTCACCTATGCAAAACCGGTCATCAAAGAGACGATCGACCATGGGTCACCACGGATTCCCGTTACAAATGCAGAAACGGAGGAATTGAGAAAGTACTCCCTTCTGGTTACACAGGCGATCAACGGCAGGGCTGCCCTTGGTCATGCCGAACGCTTCGATGCAACACTTGTCGCCTTAAAGGTCCTGAATTGA